From a region of the Kaistia sp. 32K genome:
- a CDS encoding SDR family NAD(P)-dependent oxidoreductase, translating into MSLPSTEPELSGRVAVVTGGGKLIGRAISLAFAEAGAAVAVVAHTGRAQAEETAEAIRSLGGQAHVVMADVSKGESVEAMMDTVVAQFGRIDILVNNAGIDAHAPLISLTEADWDSVFAVHAKGTFLCGAAAARRMLPAKSGVIINIAGASAHRSWPGGGAYAPAKAAVVNLTRQMALEWAPAGIRVNGVSPGPIVSAEPDWRVAFPEYVERFGKLPLQRPGTPEEVASAVRYLASPQASYITGQMLVVDGGSTATWYMTA; encoded by the coding sequence ATGTCATTGCCATCTACCGAGCCTGAGCTGTCGGGCCGCGTCGCCGTCGTAACCGGCGGCGGCAAGCTTATCGGCCGCGCCATCTCGCTCGCCTTCGCAGAGGCGGGCGCGGCCGTTGCCGTGGTTGCCCATACCGGCAGGGCGCAGGCGGAAGAGACCGCCGAGGCCATTCGGTCTCTCGGCGGCCAGGCCCATGTCGTGATGGCCGACGTCAGCAAGGGCGAGTCGGTCGAGGCGATGATGGATACGGTCGTCGCGCAATTCGGCCGCATCGACATCCTGGTCAACAATGCCGGGATCGACGCGCATGCGCCGCTGATCTCGCTCACTGAAGCCGATTGGGATTCCGTGTTCGCGGTCCACGCGAAGGGAACCTTTCTCTGCGGCGCTGCCGCGGCGCGGCGCATGCTGCCGGCGAAATCGGGGGTGATCATCAACATCGCCGGGGCGTCCGCGCATCGGTCCTGGCCCGGCGGTGGCGCCTACGCTCCGGCAAAGGCCGCGGTCGTCAACCTCACGCGCCAGATGGCGCTCGAATGGGCGCCGGCCGGCATCCGGGTCAATGGCGTGAGCCCGGGCCCGATCGTTTCGGCCGAGCCCGATTGGCGTGTCGCGTTCCCCGAATATGTCGAGCGCTTCGGCAAGCTTCCGTTGCAGCGGCCGGGCACCCCGGAAGAAGTCGCCAGCGCCGTTCGGTATCTCGCCTCGCCGCAAGCGAGCTACATCACCGGACAGATGCTGGTGGTCGACGGCGGCAGCACGGCGACCTGGTACATGACGGCGTAA
- a CDS encoding aldehyde dehydrogenase family protein — protein sequence MSHNLQFYIDGAWVDPEVPNVIDVIDPSTEDAFAQISLGTKADVDKAVAAARRAFETFGFTSPAERLELLRRVVEIYKKRSPDLALAVSREMGAPRPFALDSQVGIGLAHLEKIVEVLEGFSFRHAKGTSLVVKEPIGVVGLITPWNWPLNQITCKVGPALAAGCTMVLKPSEIAPLDAIIFAEILDEAGVPAGVFNLVNGDGPTVGEALSSHPDIDMMSFTGSTRAGILVAKSAADTVKRVAQELGGKSANILFPDVDFAVAVPKGVANCFGNSGQSCNAPTRMFVPRDRQDEVIGYAREAAEKFVVGPADAPDTKLGPVVSQIQYDKIQALIESGIAEGATLVAGGPGRPADLNRGYYIRPTVFADVTPEMRISREEIFGPVLSILPYDSVEDAIRMANDTPYGLAAYVQSADLDQARKAAARLRAGAVHINYPAWDSGVPFGGYKQSGNGREYAEYGLEDFLETKAILGYEAA from the coding sequence ATGTCGCACAATCTGCAGTTCTATATCGACGGTGCCTGGGTCGATCCCGAGGTACCGAACGTCATCGACGTGATCGATCCGTCGACCGAGGACGCCTTCGCGCAGATCTCGCTGGGCACCAAGGCGGATGTCGACAAGGCGGTCGCCGCCGCCCGCCGCGCCTTCGAGACCTTCGGCTTCACCAGTCCGGCCGAGCGGCTCGAGCTGCTGCGCCGCGTAGTCGAGATCTACAAGAAGCGGAGCCCCGACCTTGCGCTGGCCGTCTCGCGCGAGATGGGCGCGCCGCGTCCCTTCGCGCTCGACAGCCAGGTCGGCATCGGCCTCGCGCATCTCGAAAAGATCGTCGAGGTGCTGGAGGGTTTCTCGTTCCGCCACGCCAAGGGCACGTCGCTGGTCGTCAAGGAGCCGATCGGCGTCGTCGGCCTGATCACGCCGTGGAACTGGCCCCTGAACCAGATCACCTGCAAGGTCGGCCCGGCGCTCGCCGCCGGCTGCACCATGGTCCTGAAGCCGAGCGAGATCGCGCCGCTCGACGCCATCATCTTCGCCGAGATCCTCGACGAGGCGGGCGTGCCGGCCGGCGTGTTCAACCTGGTCAATGGCGACGGCCCGACCGTCGGCGAGGCGCTCTCCAGCCATCCGGACATCGACATGATGTCGTTCACCGGCTCGACCCGCGCCGGCATCCTGGTGGCGAAGTCGGCCGCCGACACGGTCAAGCGCGTCGCCCAGGAGCTCGGCGGCAAGTCGGCCAACATCCTGTTCCCGGACGTCGACTTCGCCGTCGCCGTGCCGAAGGGCGTCGCCAACTGCTTCGGCAATAGCGGCCAGTCCTGCAACGCGCCGACGCGGATGTTCGTGCCGCGCGACCGCCAGGACGAGGTGATCGGTTACGCCCGCGAGGCGGCGGAAAAGTTCGTCGTCGGCCCGGCGGACGCCCCCGACACCAAGCTCGGCCCGGTCGTCAGCCAGATCCAGTACGACAAGATCCAGGCGCTGATCGAGAGCGGCATCGCCGAGGGCGCGACGCTGGTCGCCGGCGGCCCCGGCCGCCCGGCCGATCTGAACCGCGGCTACTACATCCGCCCGACCGTCTTCGCCGACGTCACGCCGGAAATGCGCATTTCGCGCGAAGAGATCTTCGGGCCGGTGCTGTCGATCCTGCCCTATGACAGCGTCGAGGACGCGATCCGGATGGCGAACGACACGCCCTACGGCCTCGCCGCCTATGTCCAGTCGGCCGATCTCGATCAGGCGCGCAAGGCGGCGGCGCGGCTTCGCGCCGGCGCCGTGCATATCAACTATCCGGCCTGGGATTCCGGCGTGCCGTTCGGCGGCTACAAGCAGTCCGGCAATGGCCGCGAATACGCGGAATACGGCCTCGAGGATTTCCTCGAGACCAAGGCCATCCTCGGCTACGAGGCGGCCTGA
- a CDS encoding YbhB/YbcL family Raf kinase inhibitor-like protein produces MTIRKRNLTAAAILAGMMLAPAAHASNQPLKVEIGGLDAQGRFPDQAAFCTPDRSTAKNVSPSVTWSPGPAGTQSYALLMTDPDVPQDLSQINKPGTVIAVDAPRQTIYHWVLTDIPPATSSFPAGIDSDGLIPHGKPVGETGHGRRGANTYTSFFAASAEMAGTYGGYDGPCPPVNDERVHRYVVRVFALDTPSLGLTGAFDGPAAEKAMLGHILAEGEATGTYSLNPHILAKPTH; encoded by the coding sequence ATGACGATACGCAAACGAAATCTGACCGCCGCGGCCATCCTGGCCGGCATGATGCTCGCGCCGGCGGCGCACGCCAGCAATCAGCCCTTGAAGGTCGAGATCGGCGGGCTGGACGCGCAGGGGCGCTTTCCGGATCAGGCTGCCTTCTGCACGCCGGACCGAAGCACGGCGAAGAATGTCAGCCCGTCGGTCACCTGGTCGCCGGGCCCGGCGGGAACGCAGAGCTACGCGCTGCTGATGACAGATCCCGACGTTCCCCAGGATCTGAGCCAGATCAACAAGCCCGGAACGGTCATCGCCGTCGATGCACCCCGTCAGACCATCTACCATTGGGTGCTCACCGATATTCCGCCGGCGACAAGCTCTTTCCCGGCCGGAATCGACAGTGATGGCCTGATCCCGCATGGCAAACCCGTCGGAGAGACCGGACACGGTCGTCGGGGCGCGAATACCTATACGAGTTTCTTCGCTGCCAGCGCCGAGATGGCCGGCACCTATGGCGGCTATGACGGGCCGTGCCCGCCCGTCAATGACGAGCGCGTGCATCGCTACGTCGTGCGGGTGTTCGCCCTGGATACGCCGTCGCTCGGCCTGACGGGGGCGTTCGATGGCCCGGCCGCGGAGAAAGCGATGCTCGGTCACATTCTGGCCGAGGGCGAAGCGACCGGGACCTACAGCCTGAACCCGCATATCCTCGCGAAGCCGACCCACTGA
- a CDS encoding linear amide C-N hydrolase, with translation MCTALIYQDANGNPYLGRTLELTLDLPYQVVYLPAGFSARSEIEGHPAVEYKTAHDFLSITMPVRQPTAEAPIEIGDLKVVDGLNDKGLTFSLLSYPAASGHQSLEATRAVLSASDLGSWVLGSFATAAEVKAALADQSVSVVPLPLLGGVESPFHYVVNDATGGSIVIEFNRGVMSVYDNPVRVMTNGPEFPWHLTNLSNYTFLSNVDKSVGTFGALKVAQPDAGIATAGLPSSSTSVGRFVRAVYYANYAEKATTPDRALLTLAHVMNNFDRPRDITVDYPEDGSAGMEVAGLTDPNAKDYVTEYTSWTSLVDLKRGQYLIRSYDDLNFIRLDLTTLAGVGPKVLPLAKLSGGAQDATDLLKGVAA, from the coding sequence ATGTGCACCGCGCTCATCTATCAGGACGCCAACGGAAATCCCTATCTCGGCCGAACGCTGGAGCTGACGCTCGATCTTCCGTATCAGGTCGTCTACCTCCCCGCCGGCTTCTCCGCGCGGTCCGAGATCGAGGGACATCCGGCGGTTGAGTACAAGACCGCGCATGATTTTCTGTCGATCACGATGCCGGTGCGCCAGCCGACCGCGGAAGCGCCGATTGAGATCGGCGACCTGAAGGTGGTCGATGGCCTCAACGACAAGGGCCTGACCTTCAGCCTGCTCTCCTATCCCGCCGCCTCCGGCCACCAGTCCCTGGAAGCGACGCGCGCCGTGCTGTCGGCGTCCGATCTCGGCTCCTGGGTTCTCGGCTCGTTCGCCACCGCCGCCGAGGTCAAGGCGGCGCTGGCCGATCAGTCGGTGAGCGTCGTGCCGCTCCCCTTGCTCGGTGGCGTCGAATCGCCGTTCCACTACGTCGTCAACGATGCCACAGGCGGCTCGATCGTCATCGAGTTCAACCGCGGCGTCATGTCGGTCTATGACAATCCCGTCCGCGTCATGACCAACGGGCCCGAGTTCCCGTGGCATCTGACCAATCTCTCGAACTACACCTTCCTGTCCAATGTCGACAAATCGGTCGGCACCTTCGGCGCGCTCAAGGTCGCGCAGCCGGATGCCGGCATCGCCACCGCCGGCCTGCCGTCGTCCAGCACCTCGGTCGGCCGTTTCGTCCGCGCCGTCTACTATGCGAACTATGCCGAGAAGGCGACGACGCCGGACCGCGCGCTGCTGACGCTCGCCCATGTCATGAACAATTTCGACCGGCCGCGCGACATCACCGTCGACTACCCGGAAGATGGCAGCGCAGGCATGGAGGTCGCGGGCCTCACCGACCCCAATGCGAAGGACTATGTGACCGAGTACACCAGCTGGACCAGCCTCGTCGATTTGAAGCGGGGCCAGTATCTGATCCGCAGCTATGACGATTTGAACTTCATTCGCCTCGACCTGACGACGCTCGCCGGTGTCGGGCCCAAGGTTCTGCCGCTCGCCAAGCTGAGCGGCGGCGCGCAGGACGCGACGGACCTGCTGAAGGGCGTCGCCGCCTGA
- a CDS encoding dihydrodipicolinate synthase family protein: MALLTEQSRGVFVIAVTPFKDDGSLDLDSLDRVTDFYLESGADGLTILGMMGEAPKLTGAESRQVIQRVTARAQGKPVVVGVSSPGLAALAEVSNEAMDRGAAGVMIAPPMTMRTDAQILNYYRQACSFIGKDVPVVLQDFPLATTVQISDELLGRLIDELPQIVMIKHEDWPGLSKISKLRAAEKNGRRHVSVLCGNGGIFLPEEVARGADGAMTGFGFPEMLVQVTDLAARGDMDRAQDLFDAYLPLVRYEQQPGVGLAVRKYVLAKRGAIASAAQRQPGAQLDAAAQAEVERLLKRQEKRLSELG, from the coding sequence ATGGCACTTCTTACGGAACAGTCGCGCGGCGTCTTCGTGATCGCGGTCACGCCGTTCAAGGACGACGGGTCGCTCGATCTCGACAGCTTGGATCGCGTCACCGATTTCTACCTCGAATCCGGCGCCGACGGCCTGACCATTCTGGGCATGATGGGCGAGGCGCCGAAGCTCACCGGCGCGGAATCGCGCCAGGTGATCCAGCGCGTCACCGCCCGGGCGCAGGGAAAGCCGGTCGTCGTCGGGGTGTCCTCGCCGGGACTGGCGGCGCTGGCCGAGGTCTCCAACGAGGCGATGGATCGGGGCGCCGCAGGCGTGATGATCGCCCCGCCGATGACGATGCGCACCGACGCGCAGATCCTCAACTACTATCGCCAGGCCTGCTCCTTCATCGGCAAGGACGTGCCGGTGGTGCTGCAGGATTTCCCGCTCGCCACGACCGTGCAGATCAGCGACGAGCTGCTCGGCCGCCTGATCGACGAACTGCCGCAGATCGTCATGATCAAGCATGAGGACTGGCCCGGCCTGTCCAAGATCTCGAAGCTGCGTGCCGCCGAGAAGAACGGCCGCCGGCACGTCTCCGTGCTGTGCGGCAATGGCGGCATCTTCCTGCCCGAGGAGGTCGCGCGCGGCGCCGACGGGGCCATGACCGGCTTCGGCTTCCCCGAGATGCTGGTGCAGGTGACCGACCTCGCGGCGCGCGGCGACATGGACCGGGCGCAGGACCTGTTCGACGCCTATCTGCCGCTGGTCCGCTATGAGCAGCAGCCGGGCGTCGGCCTCGCGGTCCGGAAATATGTTTTGGCCAAGCGCGGCGCGATCGCCTCGGCGGCGCAGCGCCAGCCGGGCGCGCAGCTCGATGCCGCCGCGCAGGCGGAGGTCGAGCGCCTGCTCAAGCGCCAGGAAAAGCGCCTTTCGGAGCTGGGATAA
- a CDS encoding ABC transporter substrate-binding protein, translated as MVLVQVLAKLARPAAMAAMMSVAGAAAGHAADLKEMLPETIRQAGVLHLATEAKWPPYAFIDADGTLRGYEVDLAAAIAAKLGVKVETESIDFAGLIPGIMSNRYDVAMLSISENAERRKTLNFVNYANAAMGAFAMEDNQAATSEVVSMCGKTVGVQSGTSYVGFLENDLTQFCVSKGMAKPDLKLFTAGDAQILALYSGRVDFILTGASMAGEIKAKGPRPIRMVDGSTFPKDFVGMIVLKQNTQLSEALLAGLQAVYADGTYDKIMAKWNVEGMKIGAPGINLAEKAGQ; from the coding sequence ATGGTCTTGGTTCAGGTGCTCGCAAAGCTGGCGAGGCCCGCGGCGATGGCCGCGATGATGTCTGTAGCCGGCGCCGCGGCCGGTCACGCCGCCGACCTCAAGGAGATGCTGCCCGAAACGATCCGCCAGGCCGGGGTTCTTCATCTGGCGACCGAAGCCAAATGGCCGCCATACGCCTTTATCGACGCCGACGGCACCCTGCGGGGTTATGAGGTCGATCTCGCCGCGGCGATCGCCGCAAAGCTCGGCGTCAAGGTCGAGACCGAATCCATCGATTTCGCCGGTCTTATCCCGGGCATCATGTCCAATCGCTACGACGTCGCGATGCTCTCCATTTCCGAGAACGCCGAGCGGCGCAAGACGCTGAACTTCGTGAACTACGCCAATGCGGCGATGGGCGCGTTTGCCATGGAGGACAACCAGGCCGCGACCAGCGAGGTCGTCTCGATGTGCGGGAAGACCGTCGGCGTACAGTCCGGCACGAGCTATGTCGGCTTTCTCGAGAACGACCTGACGCAATTCTGCGTGTCGAAGGGGATGGCCAAGCCGGACCTGAAGCTCTTCACCGCCGGAGATGCCCAGATTCTGGCTCTCTATTCGGGTCGGGTGGACTTCATTCTGACCGGCGCATCCATGGCCGGCGAGATCAAGGCCAAGGGACCCCGTCCGATCCGGATGGTCGACGGTTCGACATTCCCGAAGGACTTTGTCGGCATGATCGTCCTGAAGCAGAACACGCAGCTCTCCGAAGCGCTCCTGGCCGGGCTGCAGGCGGTCTATGCCGACGGCACCTATGACAAGATCATGGCCAAGTGGAACGTCGAGGGCATGAAGATCGGGGCGCCGGGGATCAACCTGGCCGAGAAGGCCGGCCAGTAA
- a CDS encoding helix-turn-helix transcriptional regulator — protein sequence MSRSSKPEGAGQGPNIASALRPLAMHDTRSVVENGEPPILSAFVTRSRETIAQLVTQTAGLIIVIEGRKEIIEGVDHRHYAAGDAFVLPAGARVDVVNDPDSETGFYRALFISFPRELVIEAARLWPQFIGQEERAGKPVISADLCSAIVHCAEALSRRIAASRRVTDHRILEILLILAEQGILPLVPKYVDGSVVEAVRRLVRHRLHLPWTAASVAAELSMSEATLRRRLRAEAQSLQMLLRTERMRAAYVILADRDADVADALAATGYRSRSHFSRHFQESFGTSPSSVRHRKHAQAA from the coding sequence ATGAGCAGATCCAGCAAGCCGGAAGGCGCCGGCCAGGGTCCGAATATCGCAAGCGCGCTGCGCCCTCTGGCCATGCACGACACGCGGAGCGTGGTGGAGAACGGCGAGCCGCCCATCCTGTCGGCCTTCGTCACAAGAAGCCGGGAAACGATCGCCCAGCTCGTGACGCAGACCGCCGGCCTCATCATCGTCATCGAAGGGCGCAAGGAAATCATCGAGGGCGTCGACCATCGCCACTATGCGGCGGGCGACGCCTTCGTGCTGCCGGCGGGCGCGCGTGTCGATGTCGTCAACGACCCGGATTCCGAGACCGGCTTCTATCGCGCCTTGTTCATCAGCTTCCCGCGCGAGCTGGTGATCGAGGCGGCCCGGCTCTGGCCGCAGTTCATCGGCCAGGAAGAGCGAGCCGGCAAGCCTGTCATCAGCGCCGATCTCTGCTCGGCCATCGTTCACTGCGCGGAAGCCCTGTCCCGTCGCATAGCGGCGTCGCGGCGCGTGACGGATCATCGGATCCTGGAAATTCTCTTGATCCTCGCCGAGCAGGGCATCCTGCCGCTCGTGCCGAAATATGTCGATGGATCCGTGGTCGAGGCGGTTCGCCGGCTCGTCCGCCACCGTCTTCATTTGCCCTGGACCGCCGCGAGCGTCGCCGCCGAGCTGTCGATGTCGGAAGCCACCCTGCGCCGCCGGCTTCGCGCGGAAGCGCAATCGCTTCAGATGCTCCTCCGCACGGAACGCATGCGGGCGGCCTATGTCATCCTGGCCGACCGCGACGCCGATGTGGCGGATGCTCTGGCGGCGACGGGCTATCGCTCCCGTTCGCACTTCTCGCGGCACTTCCAGGAAAGCTTCGGCACGTCGCCTTCGTCCGTGCGGCATCGCAAGCACGCGCAGGCCGCCTGA
- a CDS encoding creatininase family protein: protein MRSLLWEDLTRTEITELRDRNALVIIPTGATEQHGDFLSTDTDIVLSSEVAARAAARVTAFPVVVAPRLPFGFSPHHLSWPGTISLRLETFLSVLTDMVRSILDAGFTRVLFVNGHGGNEAPLRALCGQLVTDGYAVGMTNYFTPSESAWIPMLKGELKRGGHACEQETALMLALHDEEPAEQQRILELIQGLEPRTMQPWMAPGSALDPITEAGAGWPPIFHADDCGYFGDPAKADIENGERILEATVERLARFFTEYGQATLRLGVAREKAKPGFARPLGKL, encoded by the coding sequence ATGAGAAGCCTTCTTTGGGAAGATCTTACGCGGACCGAGATTACCGAGCTTCGTGACCGCAATGCCCTGGTGATCATCCCCACGGGCGCCACGGAACAGCACGGCGATTTCCTCAGCACCGATACGGACATCGTGCTGTCGTCCGAGGTCGCGGCGCGCGCCGCCGCGCGCGTCACGGCCTTTCCCGTCGTCGTGGCGCCGCGTCTGCCGTTCGGGTTTTCTCCCCATCACCTGTCCTGGCCGGGCACGATCAGCCTTCGGCTCGAGACGTTCCTTTCCGTCCTGACCGACATGGTGCGCTCGATCCTCGACGCCGGCTTCACGCGCGTCCTGTTCGTGAACGGCCATGGCGGCAACGAGGCGCCGCTCCGGGCGCTCTGCGGCCAGCTGGTCACGGATGGCTATGCGGTCGGCATGACCAACTATTTCACGCCGTCGGAATCGGCCTGGATCCCGATGCTGAAGGGCGAGCTCAAGCGCGGCGGCCACGCCTGCGAGCAGGAGACCGCGCTCATGCTCGCGCTGCACGATGAAGAGCCGGCGGAGCAGCAGCGCATCCTGGAGCTGATCCAGGGGCTCGAGCCGCGCACGATGCAGCCCTGGATGGCGCCCGGCTCCGCGCTTGATCCGATCACCGAGGCCGGAGCGGGCTGGCCGCCGATTTTCCACGCCGACGATTGCGGCTATTTCGGCGATCCCGCCAAGGCCGACATCGAGAACGGCGAGCGCATCCTCGAAGCAACCGTGGAGCGGCTTGCCCGCTTCTTCACCGAATATGGCCAGGCGACGCTGCGCCTCGGCGTCGCCCGGGAGAAGGCCAAGCCCGGCTTCGCCCGGCCGCTCGGCAAGCTTTGA
- a CDS encoding FAD-binding oxidoreductase, which yields MQVGSLWEAIAPPAEPLVPLREAVKADVIVVGGGFLGLSSALHAAEAGLDVVLLETHQPGFGASGRNTGFVVPSLKASLGPAEVTQALGADHAGRLLRLVAGSGNTVFGLIAKHGIDCGAVQNGWLQPGHSQEAEQTLYGRMPRLLEAGVDAAWQDRGAMIARTGLPTLYGGIRIASGGQINPLAYARGLARAAAAAGVRLYGESPVTAVERDGNGWRVRTAAGVARAPRVLMTTNALIGDLLPQLRASIIPARVFQIATQVMPAAIRDRLLPDRAPVADTRRHTFALRWSPDGRLVTGGLVLPAPGRMALARKVFARRLNRLVPGLPEIRSEYTWTGVIAGTLDFLPRMMRLEPGLDAVIGCNGRGVALTTTLGREVGSWLAGRVTDAELTLPLTPPRPIPFSRIAGLGPDIILPVWNARDSYEARFR from the coding sequence ATGCAAGTCGGATCCTTGTGGGAAGCGATCGCGCCGCCGGCGGAGCCGCTGGTCCCGCTGAGGGAGGCGGTCAAGGCCGATGTCATCGTCGTCGGCGGCGGGTTTCTTGGCCTGTCGTCGGCGCTGCATGCGGCCGAGGCCGGGCTCGATGTCGTGTTGCTGGAAACCCACCAGCCCGGCTTCGGGGCCTCGGGGCGCAACACCGGATTTGTCGTTCCGAGCCTGAAGGCGTCGCTCGGTCCGGCGGAAGTCACGCAGGCGCTTGGCGCGGACCATGCCGGAAGGTTGCTGCGGCTCGTCGCCGGCTCCGGCAATACCGTCTTCGGCCTGATCGCGAAACACGGCATCGATTGCGGCGCCGTTCAGAACGGATGGTTGCAGCCGGGGCATTCGCAGGAGGCCGAGCAGACCCTGTACGGGCGCATGCCGAGGCTGCTGGAGGCGGGCGTCGACGCGGCATGGCAGGATCGGGGCGCCATGATCGCGCGCACCGGGCTGCCGACGCTCTACGGCGGCATCCGTATCGCCTCGGGCGGGCAGATCAACCCGCTGGCCTATGCGCGGGGATTGGCCCGCGCGGCGGCGGCGGCGGGTGTGCGCCTCTATGGCGAAAGCCCCGTCACGGCGGTCGAGCGCGACGGGAACGGATGGCGTGTGCGGACAGCCGCCGGCGTGGCGCGGGCGCCGCGCGTGCTGATGACGACGAACGCGCTGATCGGCGATCTCCTGCCGCAACTGCGCGCCTCGATCATCCCGGCGCGCGTCTTCCAGATCGCGACGCAGGTTATGCCGGCCGCGATCCGCGATAGGCTGCTGCCGGACAGGGCGCCGGTCGCCGACACGCGCCGGCATACTTTCGCCTTGCGCTGGTCGCCGGATGGCAGGCTGGTCACCGGCGGACTGGTCCTGCCGGCTCCCGGCCGCATGGCGCTCGCCCGCAAGGTATTCGCGAGACGGCTCAACCGGCTGGTTCCCGGGCTGCCCGAAATCCGCTCGGAATACACATGGACCGGCGTCATCGCTGGAACGTTGGATTTCCTGCCGCGCATGATGCGGCTCGAGCCCGGTCTCGACGCCGTCATCGGCTGCAACGGGCGCGGCGTCGCCCTGACCACGACGCTCGGCCGCGAGGTCGGCTCATGGCTGGCCGGCCGCGTCACCGATGCCGAGCTCACCCTGCCGCTGACGCCGCCACGGCCCATTCCGTTCAGCCGGATCGCGGGTCTGGGGCCGGATATCATCCTGCCGGTCTGGAACGCCCGCGACAGCTACGAGGCCCGGTTCCGCTAG